CGATATAGATGAGGATCGTGGCGACGCTCTCGAAGCCGATCTTGGCCGGCCCGGTTTTCTCGCGGTGGATGAGGCCGAGCAGGAGCACGCCCGTCATGATGACGCTGAGGGAGATCATCGCCGTCTCGCGACTGCTGGCGGCGTGGTAGATCGAGCCCGCGCGGTAAAAGAAGTCCGACACGGCGGCAAAGAGGGTATCGAAGCAGTTGCCGCCGAGGATGCCGCCCACCGCGAGGGTCAGTGCGCCCCGGCGCACCGCCGCGATGGACGTCACCAATTCGGGCAGCGAGGTGGCGACCGCCGTCCCGAGCGCCCCCACCGTGCTGGCGTTGAGCCCCGTGCGGCTCGCGATGGAGTTGCCGGACTGCGTGAGCGCCCAACCGGCGGCGACCACGGCGGCGGATGCGGCCACAAGCTTGGAGATCTGGACCCAGAGCGGCGCCGCGTTCGATTGATCGTCGGGGACGTCTTCGCGGGTCTGTTGGGTGCGCACGGGCTGCCACATCGGCTTGTCGCGGGCGGCCTTGATAAAGCGCAGCAGGCCCACGTAGGTAAAGAGCATCACGACAGAAATTGGATGCACGCCCCACACGGTGATGGGCGGTGCGCTGGTCGCCCAGAGCAGGATGCCGAGCAGCACGATCAGCACGGCGCCGAAGATCAGGTTTTCGACCGAAGCGGCCGCGTGCTCGAGGTTGACGCCCCGGTAGGCGAGGTCGGCAATGGCCAGGAAGGCGGTCTGCACGGCGATGCCACCATAGGCGTTCGCCAGCGACAGCTCGGCCAGGCCTTGGGTGGCGGCCACGACCGAGAGCGTGCTGCCGGAGAGGGAGGTAATCGCGCCGAGGAAGACGGCCCCCATCATGGCCTCGCCCATGCCCGTGCGGTCGGCCAGCTCGTCGGCCAGCGCACTCAGCTTGGTGCCCACCGCGAGGATAACCAAGGCGCAGGCGATGAAGACGGGCACGGCCCATTGCAGGGCCCATGGCTCGGAGCTGGCAAACATAGCCAGAGAGAGGCAGCAGGTTACATTCCGGCTTCAGCGGCACCTTTACCTCGCCGGCCTCCCGATGAGCCGTATAAAGGCGGGCAATGGGGTACAAACCGAGAAACGGCTGGTGGCGCGCAGGGCGGTGGTTGCTCGTGCTGGGGCTGCTGGTGTTCGCCTGCCTCTCGGCGATCAACCTCTGGATCTTCTTTTCGACGCACGAGCGCGTTTATCGCGAGCTGGAGGCGGTGCCGGTGGCGCAGACGGCCCTCGTGCTGGGCGCAAACCCCGACGGTCAGTTCCTCCCCAACCGTTTGCAGGCGGGTCTCGACCTCTACCGCGCGGGCAAGGTCCAGCGCCTGATCCTGAGCGGGGCCGCGCAGGGCAAGCAATACGACGAGGTCGCGGCCATGCGGGCCTGGATGCTGGAGCGAGGCGTGCCGGCGCAGGCGTTGATCGACGACCCCATCGGCATCCGTACGGCGGCGAGTATCGACAACGTGCAGCCTTTGGCGGATGCCGCCGAGCCGTTGATCATCGTGTCGCAGGCTTTCCACGACTACCGCGCGCTATATCTGGCCGATGCCTACGAAGTGCACGCCGTCGCCTACGCGGCGCCCGAAGCCGAATGGCGCTACCGCTTCTTCAGCGAAGGCCGGGAGTTTTTGGCGCGCGTGAAGGCGTTTGCAGAGGTGGTGGGGCGGTAGGGGTTGTTTAGCCGCAGATGGACGCAGATTTCCCAACTACCGTTCCCGGCTGAGCAGCACGGAGTTGACCCACGTAGAGAGCAGGCAGCCGAGGGCGAGGAACAGCGGGCCGTTGAAGAAGAGCGAAGGATCAATCACGCCCAAGATTGCGAGGATCGGACACAGCAGGCCACCTATCACAAATATGGCCACTTCGCCGCCGATGATCCAGCGGTTCATCGGGCGCTCCGCCCGGCCCAGCGCGCCCAAGGGCAGCGCCAGCGCAAGGAACAACAAGCCGAGCCCGAGCAGCCCCAGCAACTTGATCGAGGCCAGGCACAGGCCAATCCCGAGGACCATCGACGCGGCCAGTCCAACAGTTACGTTGCGCTCAAACGGTGGCAGCGCATGACGCCCCAGCGGGTGCACCAGCAGCATGACGTTGAAGAGCGGCCCCACGATCCACGTGCTGAAGACGAAGAGCACATACACGGCCCCCACCGCACCGGCATAGGGTGCCAGATGCGGCTGCGATCGAAAGATGCCGCCCAAGGCCTTTGCACCCAGCCAGAGGCCGATGATGAAGGCCCATTGCGCCTTGCTGGAGAGGCTCTGGATCCAGAAAAGGTAGGCGAGAAAGACGCGGTAGATCGGGTTGGCGGCCTTGATCGCCTGCAGCATCCCTTGCCGCGCGCGGTCGTCCTGCGGGTCGAGGCGCAGGGCCTCGCGAAAGCTCTCCATCGCCGCCCGGTGGTCGCCCTGGTGCAGCTTGGCCCAGCCCATCTCGACATGCGCCCCGCTGTCGCCGGGGGTGCGGCGCAGGGTATCGCTGATAAAGCGCTCGGCATCGTGTTTGCGCCCCTGGATACGCAGGGCCTGCGCATACATGTTGCGGCACATGGTGTCTTCGGCGTCGAGCTGCAGGCCCGTGGCGGCGGCCTGCTCGGCGTCGGCGTATTTGTGCAGCCGCAGCTTGATCGAGGCGAGCAACCCGTAGGCCGCCGGCAGGTTGGGGTTGATCTCCAATAGCTGCCGTACCGCCTGTTCGCTCTCCTTCAGCTTGCCTTGGTCGTGTGTGATCACGGCGAGGATGTATTGCGCGTAGGCGTCGTGCGGGTCGAGCCCCACGGCCTCCTGGGCCGCCTCCAGCGCGGGCTTGCGCTTGTCTTGCTGCTGCAGGCACAGGGCCAGGATCGCCATCGCCTCCGCGCTCTGCGGCTCGATTTCCAGCGCCTGCCGCACCGACTCTTCGGCCCGGTTCACATTACCTTGTTGCAGCAACAGCCGCGCGCGTTCGACGTGGGGATTCATGGGGTAGGGCTAGATGTAGCGGGAGATGAGGCGGTTGATAAAGAGTACGAACGCTGACAGCATAAGCAGAAAGATTCCAATCTCAGCCGGCGGCAGGCCTTTGGTGTATAGCATACAGACCAAGTAGTAAGGTACGACTACGAGCTCAATCCCGAGAACCGCGGCGCTGATAGTAGACTTTATGGGAAGGTATCGAATAGGCACCGCAAAGCACACCAAGGCAGTTCCGAAGCAAATGGTAGCAGTCTGGAGGAGCAGAACGCCTGCAACAAAGGCGATCACTCCAGCTAAGAAAGTTGCGGCGATGGCAGCGGAATGGAGCAACTCGTAGCGGTGCACAAGATATCGCCGCTCAGGCCGGGTGAGTAGCAGGAGGTTGGTGCATGCGGGCCACATTGCAACCCCCGTGTACAGTGCGCAGCAGAAGCCGAAAATCGAGGCGAAGACCGCAGCATTGGCATCAAACGGTACAAGCTCTCGTAGGCCCATCATCAGGAAAAGGCTCATGACTGCGGGTACGATAAAAGACGCGAGCGCAGATTGCCCAGACAGCTTTGTACCCAATCGCGTCAGGAGGCGGTAAGTTAAGTGCCGATTTTTGATAGCTGTGATCAGGCCCTTTGTGGCGTCGCGGGAGAGCGGGTTGATGCGGAGCGCCTCGCCAAAAGCACCAACCGCCTCAGGGTGGCGGTGGTTTTTTAGGCAGAGTGCGCCGAGTTGCAGGTGGCCGTCTACATCTTCGGGGGCCAGCTTGAGCCAGTCGCGTAGTACGACTTCAGCTGCGGCGATGTTCTGCTTTTCTTGCAGGCTGTGGATGAGCGCGATACGAGCGTTCGAGAGCGTTGGATCCTCCGCCAAGGCCGATCGCGCGAAGTATTCTGCGTCATCTAGCTTCCTCAGGTTAAGGGAAACTATTGCAAGCAAGGCAATGATCTGGGCATTCCAGGGATTAAGGGCCAAAGCGCAATGCAGCGTTTCCTCTGCTTCCAGATATTCTTCACGTTTGGCTTGGATCCATCCGATGGTGTACAGTGCTCCTGCGTTGTTTGGGTCCAGGGAAATTGCATCGCAGGCTGCGGAAAAGGCCTCTTCAATCTCACCTATCCCAATATAGCTGCTCGCAATCACACACAACGCCTCTGCGCACTGCGGATCTGCCTCCAGTGCCCGTCCGGCTTCCTCTGCCGCGTCGCGGTAGCGTTTCAGCTCCAGCAGTTGCTGGGCGCGCTGGAGGGCGACGTTAGAGGGGCGGACGTCGGGGGTCATGACGCTTTGGCGGTGGCGCGCGAGACGGTGTCGTTGTGCTGGTAGGCGAAGGTAAGCAGCGCGAGGGCGACGAGGCCGCCGATGGCCGGGTGGGGCAGCGGGGCGAGCAGGATGCCTACCAGCACGAGGGGCAGCCCCAGCGCCTCCAGCCAGAAGAGGGACGCCTTGCCGGGGTGCTTCCACAACGCGAGACCGCTGAGGGTGACGCCGAGGCAGGCCACGAGCACGCCAGCCAGCAGGCCAAGCGCGCTCTGGATGACAATGCCGCCAAGCAGGAGCAGCCACGCCGCGACGACGGCCCCGCCTACCATGCCGAGGCGGCGCAGCTCGATCCGGGGCAGCACGATCTCGGAGGTCCGGCGCGCGACGAGCAAGACGGCGGCGCAGGCCCCAAAGGCGGTTAGCGACGCGTAGAGGGTCGTGAGGATGCTCAGGACGCTGAAGACGATCACCGGCGCGAGCCCATCGCCTTTGACGACCATCAGCAGGTTGATCAGCACCAGCCCGGCACCAAACACGCCGAGCGGAAATTCGGCCACCTGCAGCGCGAGGCGGGTCAAGGGGCGTTCGGCTTCGGTCGCGCCGACTTGCTGGGCGGCTTCGCGGTAGCGTTTCTGCTCCAGCAGTTGCGACACGGTGGGGGGCGGCTCGGTTGACGACGTGCTCATGATCGTGGGGTGGCACCCCGCCGGGGTGCGGCGGTGTTTGCCTGCGTTCCCGGGGTATCGCTCTGCTGGGCAGATCTCAACCCCGCGCTAAGAGCTGCCAAGCCTTCGGCTTGCGGGCTTCGGTTGAAATTCGGCTCGATGAGGCGGGTTGATTCGATGCTCGGCGGCATGGGCCTTACTTCTTGATGCCGAGGTAGGCGAGGATGTCGTCGTAGAGGCCCGCCTGGTTGGCGTAGAGCGCGTAGTTACGGGCGGCGGCAAACCACTCCTTGGTGCTCGGCTTCACCTTTTTGGCCGACTGCTCGAGGTCTTTGGTCGAGAGGGGCACGAGGCCCCCCTTCTTCATCGCTTCGTCCAGCTTTTGCTCGACCGCACGTTCGACCACAGCCTTGAGGTCGGCACCGGAAAAGCCGTCGGTGCGGCGGGCGACGGCCTCGTAGTTGATATTTTCCGCCGGCTTGTCCTTCAACATCACACGCAGGATGGCCGCGCGGGCCTCCTCGTCGGGCGGGGGCACGAAGATGATCTGGTCGAAGCGGCCGGGGCGGCGCAACGCGCTGTCGAGGTGCCAGGGGGCGTTGGTCGCGCCGAGCACAAGCAGGCCGTCGTTGGAGCTTTCGACGCCGTCCAGCTCGGAGAGGAACTGGTTGATCACGTTGCGGCCCGCGCTGTGGCGGAGGTCATTGCGGTTGGCGCCGAGGGCGTCTACTTCGTCGATAAAGAGGATGGTGGGGGCGCTGCGGCGGGCTTGCTGGAAGACTTCGTGGAGGTTCTTTTCGCTCTGGCCGATATACATGTCGAGCACCTCATGGAGGCCGAGGGTGTAGAAGCTGGCCTTGACTTCTCCGGCGGTGGCGCGGGCGAGGTAGGTCTTGCCGCAGCCGGGCGGGCCGTAGAGCAGGATGCCGCCACCGACCGCCTTGCCGTAGGCCTTGAACAGGTCGGCATGGGCGATGGGGTGGATGATCTTCATGCGGATGTCTTCCTTCACCGCGTCCATCCCGCCCACGTCGGCAAAGGTGATGCGCGGGCGCTCCGGGTCGATCTGGTAGGGCGCGTCGCCCCGGCCCTCGCGCAGCGGCTCGGTGCGCGGACGGTCTTCGACCGGGTCGTCCATCAAAAACGGAGCCAGCTCTTCCTCCAGCTCGGCATCTTCGCAGCTTGGGTCGGCCTCCTTGGCTGCGAGGTAGAGCTGCGCGGCCTTGATCAGCTCGGTCGTCTGCGAGAGCAGGCGGGCAAACGTCACTTGCGCCGCCGGGGTCAGCACGCCGCGCTTTTCCTGGCTTTCGAGGATCACGAGGGCCTCGTCGCGCTTCTCCAGTTGCAGGTAGGCCTGCGCCATCGCGTGCTCCAGCTCCGGGTTTTGCGGAGAGACGCGCAGGGCCTCCTTGCACGCCTCCAGTGCGGCCTCGTGGCGACCGTATTTCTGCAACGTGCGCACGAGGTGTAGGTGCAGCGGCACATTCTCCGGCGAAAACGCCAGCGCATCCTTCAAGGCCTTGATCTCGGCAGGCTCCTCCATACGGCCATTAGCAGGGGCCGCGTGCGCGTGGTCAAGGCGGAAGGGTGCCAAACACGTTCGCCGCGCCTAGACCGCGCAGGTGGAGGGATACCACTGGTGGACGAGCCCTTCGAGGCGGCGGCGCACCTCTGCGAGTTTGGCCGGGCGGGTTTGCGGGTCGCGCAGGGAGACACCGATGCTCTCCCACGCGCTGAAGCCCATGAATTCAAACAGGATGCGGGAGAGGGCATGCACGCCGTCCCAGTTGGGGAATTCGTGCATCGGGCCGGTGCCCAACTCCAGACCCGAGGTGTAGAGGGTGAGCGCACGGAGGTGCTGCATCACGGGGGCGGGGCCGGCGGGAGTCCAGTCGAAGGTCTCGCCGATGAACATGATCGCATCGATGTAGGCCTTGACCGGGGCGGGCAGGGAAAAGTTGTGCATCGGGTAGGCCATCACGAGCACGTCAGCCGCTTTGAGCTGGGCGATGAGCGCATCCTGTGGGGCAAACAGGGCGGCTTCGGCTTCGGTCAGTGGCTCGTGGCGGTAGTTGCGCTTGAGGTAGGCGGCCATGCTCGCGCGTCCAAAGGTCGGGGCAGGGGTCTCCAGGAGGTCTAGCACCTCCCGTTCGCCCGTCGGGGCGACCTCTTCAAACAGCTTGAGTAGCTGCCGCGTATGGGAATCCGCCCCCGTGGGCAGGTAGTGGACGATCAACGTTTTCATGAGACGATTTTACCTGGAGTGGGCACGGCAGACCATGGCCCGGCGTCTGCGAAACCTGTCGTTGCGTCTCAAGGGCAAAGAAGGTGAAATGGACCACGACGCATGGATCTATTGACCGACATCCTGCAACAAGCGGGGCTGCAGCGCGCGGTTTTGCGGCAGCGCGAGGGCAGTGCGCCG
The sequence above is drawn from the Verrucomicrobiota bacterium JB022 genome and encodes:
- a CDS encoding sodium:calcium antiporter; translated protein: MFASSEPWALQWAVPVFIACALVILAVGTKLSALADELADRTGMGEAMMGAVFLGAITSLSGSTLSVVAATQGLAELSLANAYGGIAVQTAFLAIADLAYRGVNLEHAAASVENLIFGAVLIVLLGILLWATSAPPITVWGVHPISVVMLFTYVGLLRFIKAARDKPMWQPVRTQQTREDVPDDQSNAAPLWVQISKLVAASAAVVAAGWALTQSGNSIASRTGLNASTVGALGTAVATSLPELVTSIAAVRRGALTLAVGGILGGNCFDTLFAAVSDFFYRAGSIYHAASSRETAMISLSVIMTGVLLLGLIHREKTGPAKIGFESVATILIYIVGAVFVMVG
- a CDS encoding ElyC/SanA/YdcF family protein; protein product: MGYKPRNGWWRAGRWLLVLGLLVFACLSAINLWIFFSTHERVYRELEAVPVAQTALVLGANPDGQFLPNRLQAGLDLYRAGKVQRLILSGAAQGKQYDEVAAMRAWMLERGVPAQALIDDPIGIRTAASIDNVQPLADAAEPLIIVSQAFHDYRALYLADAYEVHAVAYAAPEAEWRYRFFSEGREFLARVKAFAEVVGR
- a CDS encoding tetratricopeptide repeat protein; translated protein: MNPHVERARLLLQQGNVNRAEESVRQALEIEPQSAEAMAILALCLQQQDKRKPALEAAQEAVGLDPHDAYAQYILAVITHDQGKLKESEQAVRQLLEINPNLPAAYGLLASIKLRLHKYADAEQAAATGLQLDAEDTMCRNMYAQALRIQGRKHDAERFISDTLRRTPGDSGAHVEMGWAKLHQGDHRAAMESFREALRLDPQDDRARQGMLQAIKAANPIYRVFLAYLFWIQSLSSKAQWAFIIGLWLGAKALGGIFRSQPHLAPYAGAVGAVYVLFVFSTWIVGPLFNVMLLVHPLGRHALPPFERNVTVGLAASMVLGIGLCLASIKLLGLLGLGLLFLALALPLGALGRAERPMNRWIIGGEVAIFVIGGLLCPILAILGVIDPSLFFNGPLFLALGCLLSTWVNSVLLSRER
- a CDS encoding tetratricopeptide repeat protein; this encodes MTPDVRPSNVALQRAQQLLELKRYRDAAEEAGRALEADPQCAEALCVIASSYIGIGEIEEAFSAACDAISLDPNNAGALYTIGWIQAKREEYLEAEETLHCALALNPWNAQIIALLAIVSLNLRKLDDAEYFARSALAEDPTLSNARIALIHSLQEKQNIAAAEVVLRDWLKLAPEDVDGHLQLGALCLKNHRHPEAVGAFGEALRINPLSRDATKGLITAIKNRHLTYRLLTRLGTKLSGQSALASFIVPAVMSLFLMMGLRELVPFDANAAVFASIFGFCCALYTGVAMWPACTNLLLLTRPERRYLVHRYELLHSAAIAATFLAGVIAFVAGVLLLQTATICFGTALVCFAVPIRYLPIKSTISAAVLGIELVVVPYYLVCMLYTKGLPPAEIGIFLLMLSAFVLFINRLISRYI
- a CDS encoding AAA family ATPase translates to MEEPAEIKALKDALAFSPENVPLHLHLVRTLQKYGRHEAALEACKEALRVSPQNPELEHAMAQAYLQLEKRDEALVILESQEKRGVLTPAAQVTFARLLSQTTELIKAAQLYLAAKEADPSCEDAELEEELAPFLMDDPVEDRPRTEPLREGRGDAPYQIDPERPRITFADVGGMDAVKEDIRMKIIHPIAHADLFKAYGKAVGGGILLYGPPGCGKTYLARATAGEVKASFYTLGLHEVLDMYIGQSEKNLHEVFQQARRSAPTILFIDEVDALGANRNDLRHSAGRNVINQFLSELDGVESSNDGLLVLGATNAPWHLDSALRRPGRFDQIIFVPPPDEEARAAILRVMLKDKPAENINYEAVARRTDGFSGADLKAVVERAVEQKLDEAMKKGGLVPLSTKDLEQSAKKVKPSTKEWFAAARNYALYANQAGLYDDILAYLGIKK
- a CDS encoding NAD(P)H-dependent oxidoreductase, with protein sequence MKTLIVHYLPTGADSHTRQLLKLFEEVAPTGEREVLDLLETPAPTFGRASMAAYLKRNYRHEPLTEAEAALFAPQDALIAQLKAADVLVMAYPMHNFSLPAPVKAYIDAIMFIGETFDWTPAGPAPVMQHLRALTLYTSGLELGTGPMHEFPNWDGVHALSRILFEFMGFSAWESIGVSLRDPQTRPAKLAEVRRRLEGLVHQWYPSTCAV